Proteins from a genomic interval of Ptychodera flava strain L36383 chromosome 7, AS_Pfla_20210202, whole genome shotgun sequence:
- the LOC139136603 gene encoding uncharacterized protein — translation MEIQQKAAMSVGETEELKSVLVRTQQEVEGLKAERELMVTSHQNRIEQLRESFKQKLAESEKWPSKLHESIQKERDKCSTQKQELERKLKESFTMELDIEKQKHQQLLDKYKSDYESQLTQLRTEIRTQNSKHRSEISILEKQITEAKQHGNSNEASLRQEIQSLKNIIAGLEERLVSAGNQSDDLVTSLRDELREAEQDLSNVKQETKELEEKLESSREEITFLQETVRRECEERYELTEALSEAREQLLTLQRPAVGYNSPRPSSASKTFVKSESSVLNRMTSHSNVTGQTAAANRATNSPVLGSPSGKMSGQNQGVKFSEQNRGSPSGKLMASSQGNINRIGSNSINVGFEGVGMPPTKPAQGKPKEGSVDDSRQRIAAAVRRK, via the exons ATGGAAATTCAACAGAAAGCAGCAATGTCTGTCGGTGAAACAGAGGAATTGAAATCTGTACTTGTCAGAACTCAACAAGAAGTGGAAGGTCTGAAAGCAGAAAG AGAACTAATGGTGACAtcacatcaaaacagaatagaACAGCTGAGAgaaagttttaaacaaaagCTTGCAGAGTCTGAAAAATGGCCTTCAAAG CTGCATGAAAGCATTCAGAAGGAAAGAGACAAATGTTCCACGCAGAAACAAGAATTAGAAAGAAAGCTGAAAGAATCATTTACAATG GAGCTGGACATTGAAAAGCAGAAACATCAGCAGTTATTGGATAAGTATAAGTCAGACTATGAAAGCCAACTGACTCAG CTAAGAACTGAAATACGCACTCAGAATAGTAAACATCGGAGTGAAATCAGCATTCTGGAAAAACAGATCACAGAAGCCAAACAACATGGAAATTCTAACGAAGCTTCCTTGAGACAAGAAATACAGAGTCTTAAGAATATCATAGCAGGTCTTGAAGAAAGGCTAG TATCAGCTGGTAATCAGAGTGATGACTTGGTAACAAGTCTGAGAGATGAACTCAGAGAAGCAGAGCAAGATTTATCAAATGTCaaacaagaaacaaaagaattggaAGAAAAATTAGAATCATCAAGAGAAGAA ATCACATTCCTTCAGGAAACCGTGCGACGTGAGTGTGAAGAGAGATATGAATTGACAGAAGCACTCAGTGAAGCCAGGGAACAGTTACTAACACTGCAAAGACCTGCTGTGGGATATAACAGTCCTCGGCCATCATCAGCATCTAAAACATTTGTTAAGTCAGAATCCAGTGTGTTGAACAGAATGACCAGTCATAGCAACGTTACTGGTCAAACAGCAGCTGCTAATAGAGCCACAAATAGTCCAGTTTTAGGATCTCCTAGTGGTAAAATGTCTGGACAGAACCAAGGTGTTAAATTCAGCGAGCAGAATCGTGGAAGTCCCAGTGGTAAACTGATGGCATCATCTCAGGGAAATATCAACAGAATTGGTTCTAACAGTATTAATGTAGGATTTGAAGGTGTTGGAATGCCACCAACTAAACCCGCACAGGGGAAACCAAAGGAGGGCAGTGTTGATGATAGCAGACAACGCATTGCTGCTGCTGTGAGGAGGAAATGA